The Culex pipiens pallens isolate TS chromosome 2, TS_CPP_V2, whole genome shotgun sequence DNA window CCACCGGTGCGACCTCTTCCATGTTGATCGCCGGGGTGTTTGTGATTATCTTGAGCTCCGGGACGGCCGGCCGTGGCGTGTAGTGGAAGTTTGAGAGGGCGTCCAGCTGGGCGAGCAGGGTCTTCATCGCGGCGCGGATCTGACGGTGCTCTTTGGATTCTTCTTCGGAGGCGTCCTGGTCGGCGGCATCTGGGTTGGCCTTCTCGAGCTGCTTCAGGTAGTCCCGTTCGTAGATTTGTGCCAGCGATTCCTTGCTCTTTTCACCGTCCAGCACGAGTTGCTTGCGGTACTCGCGAGGGTTATCCGGCGGCCGCACCTTCCGTTCGACGTCGTCCCAGGCCTTGTTCTTGACGCGTTGCCGGATGATGTCCTCCAGGCGCATCGTCGTTTCCTCCGTGATGACCGGCGCCGGTCGCGTTGTCGATTCAAACTCGAGCACCTCCTCGAGAAGGGAATTTTGCGGCCGCGTGTCGGCGGAGATCTCTCCCTTCAGCTGCCAAGGTTTAGCGTCGAGCAGTTGATTTTCCATCTTCTCGATTCGCTGCTGAAGTTTCTCTTGCCGCAGCTCGAAGGACGATTTTGGACCGTCGTCGcgctttctttcttctttctcggCACTTTCTTCCTCTTCAGCGTCGGATTTCTGCTCCGCTTCACTCTCCGAAGACTCGGGCCGCTCGATGGGAACCTTTTTACTTGTACTCCCAGGTAGGAAATCTCCCGATGCGTTGTACAGCTCAAACCGTAATCGACGATTTCGTTCCACTTCGTCCTCGGAATTCAACTCCTCTTCGGATTCAGGTTTGCCTTCTTCTGCTTCGGAACCACTTTCGTCTTCCATTTCCTGATCTTGTTCGCCATCTTCATCCTGCTCGTCGTCCTGTTCCTCATTATCGGAATCGCCCTCCTCATCGTCATCGAAGAAATCAGAATATTTCAAGTCCTCTTCATCACTGTCGTCCTCATCCTCCCCAACATCCGCACTGAAGTAATCGATCTCGATCAACGGATCCACATCCGGCTTGCCCTCCTGCCGTCTCATTTCCCGCTGGTCCTCCTCGTCCAAAAACTTGGCCATGTCGTCCAGTCGGAAGAATTTATCGTCCACAATCGATCGCTTCGCTTTCTTGCCCTTTTTAGTCGTCTTGCCCTTACCATTCTGCTTCTGCACCGGAACCCCCTCATCCTCATCTTCACTCCCACTCGCTTCCCCGTCCATGTCCTGATCCTCTTCCTCATCCTCCCCTCCCAAATCTTCACCATCCCCCTCCTCCCGGAACGCAAGCTGCAACCGTTTAGATCCCATCGACAGCAGTTTCGAAGTGGCCGGCAGATCCTGCCCGAGCAGCTGTTCGTTCTTCAGCTCCAGCTGTTGCCAGATCTGCTCCTCGTCCATCTCGTCGACGATCAGCTCGTCCAGGAAGGCGGCGTTCCGGCGCTTGTCCGTGCCGGTCAATTCCACCAGCTGACCGTGGTCGTACAGGGATTTGACCAGCGATTTGATCTTTTCCGCGCGGGCCGTTTGGGCGCTGTAAACATAATCACAAATGTTTGAATAGCTCTAAAAAAACAGCTAGTTAAACTTACGACAGGAATATTTCCGGATTTTTCGTGTGCTCGCGGAACTTTTTGAGCACCATTTTCAACCCCTTCTTGGAAGGGGTTTCCCCGTTGGcggttttgaccattttccaaTGCTATGCAATTAAAAATCGCTTGCAGCAGTAACAGTGCGTGAAAACAACTTTAAACTTGTAATAAATGTActtattttacacaaaaatccACATTTcggtaacaaattttgaaaccgAACAAAAATGCGCTCTCCGAATGTCGCGTGTTTTTATTCTTGACAGTTCTCGCACGTGTAAACACTGTGAGGGAGCAGGGCGGTTACGCCGTACTGGCTTTACACCGCACTTTATTTTTCTCGAAAAGAAAGACACAGATGGAATTGTACCAGACTGTGCTTATTTTCGgataaaatctggagttttttttaaag harbors:
- the LOC120422985 gene encoding U3 small nucleolar ribonucleoprotein protein MPP10; protein product: MVKTANGETPSKKGLKMVLKKFREHTKNPEIFLSAQTARAEKIKSLVKSLYDHGQLVELTGTDKRRNAAFLDELIVDEMDEEQIWQQLELKNEQLLGQDLPATSKLLSMGSKRLQLAFREEGDGEDLGGEDEEEDQDMDGEASGSEDEDEGVPVQKQNGKGKTTKKGKKAKRSIVDDKFFRLDDMAKFLDEEDQREMRRQEGKPDVDPLIEIDYFSADVGEDEDDSDEEDLKYSDFFDDDEEGDSDNEEQDDEQDEDGEQDQEMEDESGSEAEEGKPESEEELNSEDEVERNRRLRFELYNASGDFLPGSTSKKVPIERPESSESEAEQKSDAEEEESAEKEERKRDDGPKSSFELRQEKLQQRIEKMENQLLDAKPWQLKGEISADTRPQNSLLEEVLEFESTTRPAPVITEETTMRLEDIIRQRVKNKAWDDVERKVRPPDNPREYRKQLVLDGEKSKESLAQIYERDYLKQLEKANPDAADQDASEEESKEHRQIRAAMKTLLAQLDALSNFHYTPRPAVPELKIITNTPAINMEEVAPVATSDATLLAPEEVHNRPKGDVMSKDERARADKNRERRLKKRFQREKFERQAEKEQKLLEKGIKPKGKEQQEKLLKKVAKAKNVSTMVEGKGATSKSSTAFFSQLQDEVSTQIKGKLAGQKKAKKNGGATGLQATHVKL